CCTTCAACTTGCTTTGTAAACATGAAGTCTATAATTTTCTTTTCTTGTTCCAAATCGCCGTATGTAGACGACAATAGTATATCGTATTTGTACATTCTTCCAATTTCTTCAGCACCTCTTACAATTTGTGCCATGTATGGAATACCGATATCCTTAACTACTACGCCTATTAAATTGGATCTTTTCATTACTAAAGATCTTGCCAATTCGTTTGGTTTGAAGTCAAGTTTTTCAATTGCGTCTAAAACTTTTCTACGTGCTTCTGGACTTACAGGCTTGGAATCATTCATAACTCTAGATACTGTAGAAATTGAAACTCCAGCAAGTTTTGCTACGTCTTTAATTGTTGGTGATGACATTTAATCGCTCCTTACTAAAATATTTATTGGTTTATTATTAATCTCAACTTTCACTGGTAAATTTCCACCATATTCTCCATCCACATCTCCTGGAACTGTTTGATTAGATTCAATGGTTAAAGTATCAGTTTGAAAATATAATACATCTTCAGAGTAAATATGCTTTGAACTAAAAGCATCTATTAAAATCTGAGCAACTTCTTTAAGACGGGAATGCTTAATAATCAAAACGTCTAACTTTTGATCGTCAATTTTGGCTTGTGGGCAAATATTTTCAAAACCACCTACAGTATTTGAATTCGAAATAATCATAATAGGAGATTTTACTTCCAAATAATCATCCTTTGTTTTAATCTTCAATTCCATAGGCTGATTTAATGTGTTAGGAAGTTCTTTCAACCCCTCTACAATATACGCCAGTCTACCAAAAATCGCTTTTTGAGCTTTATCAGTAACATAACTAACAGACGCTATATTTCCAACTGCAAAAACGTTGATGAAATACCTGTGTGAGTCTTCATTGCTAACTTTTCCGACGTCACTTTTAATTATTTTCCCAGTTTTAATCATTCTATATAATTTGTAAGGTGTTGATGGCAAGTTTAAGTAAGTTGCGAAATCGTTTACTGTACCTGTGGAGTAAATCGTAATTGGAATATCGCTTTCGCTGTCGCAAATTCCGTGAACAACTTCGTTAACCGTTCCATCTCCGCCTGAAATAACTATCAAATCCCAATCATCAGAAGATGTGTTTAACGCCTCATTGTATGCGTCATTCTTGCCTTTAGTTTTGAAAAGCTGAACGACAAAATTATCCTCAATTAGATAATTAATCAATTTTGTTAAATCTCTTGCGTGTGTTTGACTTCCAGATGAAGGATTTGAGATAATTTTTATTCTTTTCATTCTATCCCATCTTTCCTTAATAGCATACCAAAAAATTAATTGTTTTTCAATAGGATTTTAACAATTTCTACAATTGTTTTCATAAATTATAAAAAATTTTAAAGATTTACAATAAGCCAATCAGAAATTTTCCGATTGGCTTATAAAATCTTATTTAATTATCTTTTAGCTAAACTTTTTACGAAATTAATAATATCTCTTGCAGAACCAACATAGTCTGTAGAGTTCAAAAATCCGTATTTTATATTAGTTGCAGTATCCGTTACTGATTCAGCAACATAATCTACAGTATTAGATACGTTGCTTGAAACAGATTCTACATGTGATAAAGTGTTACTTACATTATTTGTAATATTTCTTACATCTGGAGAAACATCGCCTATTAATCTGTCGGCTTTATTAGTTATACCAGTTACATTATCTAGTATTTGTGGTACTTCGCCAATTGATCTATCGATATCCTTTTTGTTATCAGCTAAAACAGCTTTTACGCTTTTGATTAAGTCTGTAAGTTTGAAGAAAAATACGATTAAAGCAATTAAGAATCCAGATAAACAAATATATAATATTATTTTAAATATATATAAAGCATCTACCATTTCTTACCTACTTTTTGATTTCTTTTTTAACTTCTTTTGCTTCTTCTTTTGCAGTGTCAGCAGTTTTCTTTGCTTGTTTTTTTCCTTCTTCGACAGTTTTTTCTGCACCGTCTTTTGCTTCTTCTGCTACTTTTTTAGCTGATTCGCCAACTTTTTCTGCAGATTCTTTTACTTGGTCTTTAGTGTCTTTAACATCTTCTTTGATTTCTTTTCCGTCTTTTTTAACTACTTCTTTAAGATCTTCGCCAAGAACTCCCAAATCATTTTTTACTTCGTCAAATTGATCAGAAACTCTGTTTAATTCTGTCATTCCTCTATCTTGGAAATCTTGATATTTGTCTTTAACACTGTCTGTTACATTGTCAGCAGTTAATTTTACAGTATCTACTGCATCGTTAAAGTTATTTACTGCTGTTTTCTTTGTTTCTTCTGCAAATTTTTTGATATCTTTTCTAGTTTCTTCACCTGATTTAGGTGCTAATAATAATCCTGCTGCCAAACCTAATGAAGCACCAATAACTGTACCTAAAGTAATTTTAGCTTCGTCTTCATATTTGCGTTTAGCAATTTCCCATTTGATTTGTCTTTCCTTTTCTCTTCTTTTATGTTCTAAATAATCCATTAAACTCATAATAACATCTCCTTAAATAAATTTTCTTATGATTATTGTATACCCTCTAATTTCATATCTCAAACATTATTAGTGAATTATTTATGAAGTTTAATCTTTCAGATACAATCTAACCCAGGTTTCCCAGCCAACAGTTTGTTTTGGTGATTTCAATAAACCATTTTTCCCTTTGGCAACCATTCTTACAAAATCTTGGTCTTCCGTTAAATTCTTTCTCCCTTTTTCATTAAACTTATCAGTAGTAAGTCCAGTGTTTTTGTCATTTACAAATACAAGGCAATCATCATCTATTGTTTTTCTGATTTCGTAATTCTTCTCACCACTTGTTACATCAAAATCAGGCAATGTTTTATTAATATCTACAATATCCCAATTAATCGCACTATTCTTTGAGAAGAAAGATAAATCATAATTTTGTCTCAAAGTTAAATCATTAGATTCTATTAACAAAATTTTCTTTCCTGGAAATGCGTATTCCGAAGCATTTTCTAAGCTCAACTTTGCATTTTCTGGATTTTCTATCGTTACCTTTATAGGATCAATCAAAATTTTATATCCGTCGTTTTCCTTTACCATTTTTAATGGGTTAGTACTTTTATAAGATTTATCCGATTTTAAGTTTGCTTCATCATCTTCTAACCATTTTAATATAGTAGCTTGATACTCAGGGTTAGAATTTATTTCGTTGATAAATTCTTCCGCATCTTTGTTTCTGAATGGTACAGATTGATTTGATGATTTTACAATACTCATCATTTGTTCTGAGGATTTAGTTTGAACTGATTGAATGAACTTACCTTTTACAGATTCAGCTGTAATAGTCTTTTCAGCTAGATTTTCTTGGAACATAGGTTTTATATATTTAACACCAAATACAATACCAATTAATAAAGCCACACCAATAACTGAAAGAATAATTTTCTTAAATATCGATGATTTTTCATCATCCTCATAATCATAATAATCGTAGTAATCATCATAATCTTTGCTTGTTTCTTGGAATGCTTTTTCTCTTTCTTTTTTTAATGATTCTGACTCAATATCCACTACATTTAATCTGTCAGTTGTATCTTGATTAGAGCCATTATCTATCTTAGAATAATTCTTCTCATTATCAGTCGAACTATCTTCTTCTTTTTTTATAAAACCAAGATCGTGATTTTGAGTTTCGTTTCTAAATTTAGAAGCCTCTAACAAAAAATCCTCAAATGTCTTTCCTTCAGAAGAAAAATCATCATCTTTTGAAAAATCATGACCACAAACTCTACAAAATCTATCATCAACGCCAACAAATGAATTACAATTTGGGCATTTTTTTAAATTAGAATCTTTCATAATATCACTCACCTTATCTATCATATATTATACATTCTCATACTACTTTAGTGAATAGATAATCTCAAATTAAACACATAAGAAAAAAGCATGAGATTTTGTCCCATGCTAATAAGCGAAATCGCTTTTATTTACAAAATATCCTCAGAAGACCCTAATCAATTAATGACCTTCAGTATGTGAAGGTGGGTTGACTGTCTCAAACATCTGACATCCCTTCAAAGAGGGCTCGTCATCAATTATCGAACGTCCGTCATCCCTTATAGTGTGTGTCGGTTTAATTTTTCAGGGTGCCTCTTCTGAGGTTAATTTAATTATACTACAACATAAAAGTGTTTTCAAGTGAGATTATTTTTTCAAAAAATTATTAAATCTTTGAGGAAAATCTGTCGCAATAATATGCTCATTCCCTTTCATATCTACAAAGTCTATTTCATTTGCGTGAAGCATTTGAGAAAATCCTTCAATTTTTTCTCCATACAAACTATCTGCTACTATTGGACAGTTAATATATTCCATGCTTACTCTTATTTGATGAGTTCTTCCCGTCAAAAGCTTTAAACTAACCAAGGAATAATCCCCGTAACTTTTGATATTTTTCAAAATAGTAACACTTTTTTTACCATTTTCATCAATTTCTGTTTTAATACAATCGCGTATTAAATTTAATTCTATCTTTTGATTTTTAGGATTTCCTTCTACGATTGCTAAGTATTTTTTCTCAAACGAAGTTTTTTGATAATACGCTTGAGCTATTTTATTTTTAGCAACCATTACAACTCCTGATGTGTCTTGGTCCAATCTATTGATAAATCTAACTTTTTGATTAATATTTCTTTGCTCAAATAAATAAGACACAAAATTCGCTAAGCTTTCTTCTCCATCTGTATTCATCGTGAGTTTGTCAGGTTTATTTAATACAAAAATATCATCATCTTCATACAAAACTTCAATGTCTAAGTTTATTGGTTCGTAATTATTTTCCTCATCTTTAAGATCGATAGTTACTTTGTCACCTGGTTTTAACTTAGAGTTTCTCTTTGCATGTTTTCCATTTATCAAAATGTCATCTTTGTAAATACTGAGAAATAAATTTTTGGAAATGTGATTTACTTTCAAAAATTCATCTAACCTTATTTTTTTATCTATATCAAAACTAATTTGTTTCATTGTTTAAATCTCCAGTTATTTGGTATAATAAAATTATATCAAATATTAGGAGCTTTTAGTATAAATGAACAAAAACAGCAAAATTATAAATATATATGTAAACGATAACCAAAAATCACTTGAAACAGCTTTAATTGTCAAAGAAAAATTAGAACAAAAAGGATTCAAACCTACTTTCGATTTTGATGAGAATGCGCTGATTAATCTTTGTATCGGTGGAGATGGAGCATTTCTTAGAGCAGTTCACAAATAT
This Finegoldia magna ATCC 53516 DNA region includes the following protein-coding sequences:
- a CDS encoding RluA family pseudouridine synthase, whose protein sequence is MKQISFDIDKKIRLDEFLKVNHISKNLFLSIYKDDILINGKHAKRNSKLKPGDKVTIDLKDEENNYEPINLDIEVLYEDDDIFVLNKPDKLTMNTDGEESLANFVSYLFEQRNINQKVRFINRLDQDTSGVVMVAKNKIAQAYYQKTSFEKKYLAIVEGNPKNQKIELNLIRDCIKTEIDENGKKSVTILKNIKSYGDYSLVSLKLLTGRTHQIRVSMEYINCPIVADSLYGEKIEGFSQMLHANEIDFVDMKGNEHIIATDFPQRFNNFLKK
- a CDS encoding diacylglycerol/lipid kinase family protein; its protein translation is MKRIKIISNPSSGSQTHARDLTKLINYLIEDNFVVQLFKTKGKNDAYNEALNTSSDDWDLIVISGGDGTVNEVVHGICDSESDIPITIYSTGTVNDFATYLNLPSTPYKLYRMIKTGKIIKSDVGKVSNEDSHRYFINVFAVGNIASVSYVTDKAQKAIFGRLAYIVEGLKELPNTLNQPMELKIKTKDDYLEVKSPIMIISNSNTVGGFENICPQAKIDDQKLDVLIIKHSRLKEVAQILIDAFSSKHIYSEDVLYFQTDTLTIESNQTVPGDVDGEYGGNLPVKVEINNKPINILVRSD
- a CDS encoding zinc ribbon domain-containing protein, coding for MKDSNLKKCPNCNSFVGVDDRFCRVCGHDFSKDDDFSSEGKTFEDFLLEASKFRNETQNHDLGFIKKEEDSSTDNEKNYSKIDNGSNQDTTDRLNVVDIESESLKKEREKAFQETSKDYDDYYDYYDYEDDEKSSIFKKIILSVIGVALLIGIVFGVKYIKPMFQENLAEKTITAESVKGKFIQSVQTKSSEQMMSIVKSSNQSVPFRNKDAEEFINEINSNPEYQATILKWLEDDEANLKSDKSYKSTNPLKMVKENDGYKILIDPIKVTIENPENAKLSLENASEYAFPGKKILLIESNDLTLRQNYDLSFFSKNSAINWDIVDINKTLPDFDVTSGEKNYEIRKTIDDDCLVFVNDKNTGLTTDKFNEKGRKNLTEDQDFVRMVAKGKNGLLKSPKQTVGWETWVRLYLKD
- a CDS encoding YtxH domain-containing protein, with translation MSLMDYLEHKRREKERQIKWEIAKRKYEDEAKITLGTVIGASLGLAAGLLLAPKSGEETRKDIKKFAEETKKTAVNNFNDAVDTVKLTADNVTDSVKDKYQDFQDRGMTELNRVSDQFDEVKNDLGVLGEDLKEVVKKDGKEIKEDVKDTKDQVKESAEKVGESAKKVAEEAKDGAEKTVEEGKKQAKKTADTAKEEAKEVKKEIKK